The Polyangium aurulentum genomic interval CGCGACGCTTGACGTGCCTACTATTTTTTGAAATGCCTGTTACGAGGAGGCGGGCATGTTCACGGTGGGAGCGGAGCAGGGCGGCCGTGGGGGAAACGCGGCGCGCCGCAATGTGAGCCTCTCCGATGCGGAGGCGGGGATTTTTCTGGCAGTGCGGGCCGTCGACGCCGAGGTGGTCGCCGACGGGCCCCTCGCGCGGACGCGCCTCACGGTGACGTTCCACAACGATCTCGGACGCACGCTGGAGGGCGATCTCGTCTTCCCGCTCCCGCCCACGGCGGCGCTGCGCAAGCTCTCGGTGAAGGTTGGAGCTCGAACGATCGACGGGAAGATTCGCGCCCGCGATCGGGCCCGCGCCGAGTACGCGCGCGCGGTCTCCGCGGGCCAGACGGCCGCGCTCGCGGAATCCGAGGGCGAGGATCTCGCGCGCCTCAGGATCGCGCCCATCGAGAAGGGCGAGAACGTCGAGGTCACGCTCGCCCTCGATCACACGCTCTTGCCGGTGGCCGACGGGCACAGGCTCATCGTGCCGCTCACGTACATGCCGCGCTACGTCGAGGACGAGAGGTCGATCAAGGACACCGCGCGCGCCGCGCTGGACAGGCCGAGGCCGCTCACGCTCGCCGCGCGCGCGAACGTGAAGGTGCGCGTGGAGCACCAGGGCGACAAACCCCCTTCCCTGCGCTGCACGTCGCACAAAACGGAGACCAAGGTCGGCAAGGGCTCGACCGAGGTCGTGGTGCAAGACGCCCCGCTCGACAGGGACTTGCAGCTCGAGATTGCCGACCGTCCGAGCGGGGAGGAACCCGCGGTGTGGATCCGGCACGACCCGAGCGATGGTCCGGATCAAAATGGTCCGACCACGGTCGTCGCGATCGTGCCGCCCGCGTTCGCGGACGAGGGGCCCACGATCCCGCGCACGGTGACGTTCCTGGTCGATCGCTCGGGCTCGATGCAAGGGCGGCCCATGGAATCGGCGATCCGCGCGGTGCGAGGCTGCCTGCGCGCGCTCGGGCCGGAGGACCGCTTCAACGTGCTCGCGTTCGACGATCGGCTGGAGGCGCTCGCGCCGGCGCCCGTGCCCTTCGACGACGCGTCCCTCTCGGCCGCGGATGGGTTTGTCGGGGCGCTGTCCGCGCGCGGCGGGACGGCGGCGTCCATGGCGATCAGCGCCGCGCTTGCCGATCGGATCGAGGGCGCGCCCGTGGCCCTGAACAAAACGCCGAAGCCGGACCAGACCTACCGGCTGCGGCTCGTCGTGTTCATGACCGACGGCGACGTCGCGGGCGCCGAGGGGGTGCTCGCGGCGGCGAAGGATGGGCTCTCGGACACGCGCGTGCACGTGCTCGGGATCGGGGACGCCGTGAATCACGGGATGCTCGCCCAGCTCGCCACGCTCGGCGGCGGCACGTACACGCCGGTGGCGACCGACGAGGACCTCGAGCGCGCGCTCGTGCGGCTGAAGAACGCGATCACGGCGCCGCTATGGACCAACATCCGCGCGCTCGTCGAGCGGGACGGCGAGCGCCGGGCGCCGCGGATGCTCGAGCCGCCGGGGCCGCTCGACCTGTTCGCGGGTCAGCCCGTGCTCCTCGCGTTCCGCGGGCCCATTGAATCCGGCGACAGGCTCGTGCTGCAGGGGCAGCGCGCCGACGGCGAAGATCAGGGCATCGCAATGGATCTCGCGCTGCCGTCGGGGGCGCGCTCCGACGGAGCCGGGCAGATCTGGGCGCTCTTGCGCAACCAGCGGCTCACGTATCGATTCGATCCCGCGGACGACGACACCCTCGAGGGGCTTGGAAAGGCGTTTGGCGTGGTAAACCGCAAGGTGGCGCTCGTGGGCGTGAACGCGGACGAGCGCCAGGCGACGGTCGAGGGCAGCGTGCCGGTGGTCTTGCCGATGCCGCGCAACGTGGAAATGGCGCGCGGCGCGAGCACCACCGGGCAGCCTCCGCCTCCGCCCATGCCGGGCGCGGCTCGGCCGATGGCCCCGCCTCCGCCGGCTCCGGCCGGATTCGGGCCTCCTCCCGCTCCGCCCGCATTCGGCGCGCCGCCTCCGGCGCCTGCAGCTCAGCGCCCGCCCAGGGCGCGCGTGATCATGGCGGCACCAGCGGCGCCCAGCGCGCCCGCCGCGCCTCCTGCGCGGGCCCCGTCTGCGCTCACCGCCGACGAGGCCGGCCTGCGCGCGCTCCTGCTGCACCAGAATGCCGACGGCCTGTTCGGCGGCGATCTCGGGGCCACGCTCGCGGCCGCTGCTGCGCTGGTCGGTCGCGGCCATACCGCGCGCGAGGGCCTCTTCCGCGCCGAGCTGCGCCGGACGCT includes:
- a CDS encoding VIT domain-containing protein yields the protein MFTVGAEQGGRGGNAARRNVSLSDAEAGIFLAVRAVDAEVVADGPLARTRLTVTFHNDLGRTLEGDLVFPLPPTAALRKLSVKVGARTIDGKIRARDRARAEYARAVSAGQTAALAESEGEDLARLRIAPIEKGENVEVTLALDHTLLPVADGHRLIVPLTYMPRYVEDERSIKDTARAALDRPRPLTLAARANVKVRVEHQGDKPPSLRCTSHKTETKVGKGSTEVVVQDAPLDRDLQLEIADRPSGEEPAVWIRHDPSDGPDQNGPTTVVAIVPPAFADEGPTIPRTVTFLVDRSGSMQGRPMESAIRAVRGCLRALGPEDRFNVLAFDDRLEALAPAPVPFDDASLSAADGFVGALSARGGTAASMAISAALADRIEGAPVALNKTPKPDQTYRLRLVVFMTDGDVAGAEGVLAAAKDGLSDTRVHVLGIGDAVNHGMLAQLATLGGGTYTPVATDEDLERALVRLKNAITAPLWTNIRALVERDGERRAPRMLEPPGPLDLFAGQPVLLAFRGPIESGDRLVLQGQRADGEDQGIAMDLALPSGARSDGAGQIWALLRNQRLTYRFDPADDDTLEGLGKAFGVVNRKVALVGVNADERQATVEGSVPVVLPMPRNVEMARGASTTGQPPPPPMPGAARPMAPPPPAPAGFGPPPAPPAFGAPPPAPAAQRPPRARVIMAAPAAPSAPAAPPARAPSALTADEAGLRALLLHQNADGLFGGDLGATLAAAAALVGRGHTAREGLFRAELRRTLVTLRGRAGSLSGNDRILALLAVALLTMPHGDPAPEGLPAQIAAKLGDLSLQDLQGAREKIRAALAAAPAGWSSSTLAGEVQKVFL